From one Lactiplantibacillus paraplantarum genomic stretch:
- the dnaJ gene encoding molecular chaperone DnaJ has product MAEQDLYKVLGVEKDASQDEIKKAYRKLSKKYHPDLNHEPGAEEKFKAVNEAYETLGDPQKRSQYDQFGSTGGQQGFGGGAGGFGGQDFGGFGGGGGFEDIFSSFFGGGAGGSRRPNPTAPQQGRDLQYEMTLKFEDAIFGKKTTITYNREEQCETCGGSGAKPGTSPVTCSKCHGAGYIQVQTNTPLGRMMSQQVCDVCHGTGKEIKDKCATCGGSGHTEQSHSIKVTVPAGVEEGQQMRLQNQGEAGTNGGPYGDLFIIFRVEPSKDFERDGATIYFKLPIDFVQAALGDEVQVKTVHGDVKLKIPAGTQTGTTFRLRGKGAPRLRGNGNGDERVTVAIETPTHLNKGQKEALKTFAKASGKTVAGNGKSSLFDKLRGV; this is encoded by the coding sequence ATGGCAGAGCAAGACTTATATAAGGTTCTGGGTGTTGAAAAGGATGCCAGTCAGGACGAAATTAAGAAGGCGTACCGTAAGCTTTCAAAGAAGTATCATCCTGATTTGAATCATGAACCTGGTGCGGAAGAAAAGTTTAAAGCTGTCAATGAAGCGTATGAAACGTTAGGCGATCCTCAAAAGCGGTCTCAGTATGACCAATTTGGATCAACTGGCGGTCAGCAAGGCTTTGGCGGCGGTGCCGGTGGCTTTGGTGGCCAAGACTTTGGCGGCTTCGGTGGCGGCGGTGGCTTTGAGGATATTTTTAGTTCCTTCTTTGGTGGTGGCGCAGGTGGCTCACGGCGACCTAACCCAACGGCGCCGCAACAAGGGCGTGATTTACAGTATGAAATGACATTGAAATTTGAAGATGCCATTTTTGGTAAGAAGACGACCATTACTTATAATCGTGAGGAACAATGTGAAACGTGTGGCGGTTCCGGTGCTAAGCCTGGGACTTCACCAGTGACCTGTTCAAAATGTCATGGTGCTGGTTATATCCAAGTTCAGACCAACACACCGCTTGGTCGGATGATGAGTCAACAAGTGTGTGACGTTTGTCACGGGACTGGTAAAGAAATCAAAGATAAGTGTGCAACTTGTGGTGGTTCTGGACATACGGAACAGAGCCATTCTATCAAAGTGACCGTTCCTGCTGGGGTTGAAGAAGGACAGCAAATGCGACTTCAAAACCAAGGAGAAGCCGGTACTAATGGTGGCCCTTATGGGGATCTCTTTATCATCTTTAGGGTTGAACCAAGCAAAGACTTTGAACGTGATGGGGCGACGATTTACTTCAAGTTGCCGATTGACTTTGTTCAAGCAGCGCTTGGTGATGAAGTTCAGGTTAAGACCGTTCATGGTGACGTTAAGTTGAAGATCCCAGCTGGTACTCAAACGGGGACGACTTTCCGGTTACGTGGCAAGGGTGCACCCCGATTGCGTGGTAATGGCAATGGTGATGAACGGGTCACGGTTGCCATTGAAACACCAACACACTTGAACAAAGGTCAGAAAGAAGCTTTGAAGACCTTCGCTAAAGCTAGTGGTAAGACGGTTGCCGGTAACGGTAAGAGTTCATTATTTGACAAACTTCGGGGTGTCTAA
- the dnaK gene encoding molecular chaperone DnaK — protein sequence MASNKIIGIDLGTTNSAVAVLEGNEPKIITTPEGGRTVPSVVAFKDGETQVGEVAKRQAITNPNTVASIKRHMGEAGYKVNIEGKDYTPQQISAMILQYIKGFAEDYLGDKVEKAVVTVPAYFNDAQRQATKDAGKIAGLNIERIINEPTAAALAYGLDKTDKDEKILVYDLGGGTFDVSILELGDGVFEVLSTNGDTHLGGDDFDQKIIDWLVASFKADNGVDLSQDKMALQRLKDAAEKAKKDLSGVSEAQISLPFISAGASGPLHLETTLTRAKFNELTADLVEKTRIPVENALKDANLSASDLDVVILNGGSTRIPAVQEAVEKWTGKESNHSINPDEAVALGAAVQGGVITGDVKDVVLLDVTPLSLGIETMGGVFTKLIDRNTTIPTSKSQVFSTAADNQPAVDIHVLQGERPMAADNKTLGRFQLTDIPAAPRGVPQIEVKFDIDKNGIVNVSAKDMGTNKEQKITIKSSSGLSDDEIDQMVKEAKENEEADKQRKEEVDLKNEVDQLIFTTDKTLKDLEGKVSEDEVKKAQDARDALKKAQDDNNIDEMKAKKDDLNKIVQDLSVKLYQQAQEAQGAQAGADGNAAGNADSAKSGDDNTVDGDFEDLDKDKDKK from the coding sequence ATGGCAAGTAATAAAATTATCGGGATTGACCTCGGAACTACTAACTCTGCGGTAGCGGTTCTTGAAGGTAATGAACCTAAGATTATCACCACTCCTGAAGGTGGCCGGACGGTTCCTTCAGTTGTGGCATTCAAAGATGGCGAAACTCAAGTTGGTGAAGTTGCCAAGCGGCAAGCAATCACTAACCCTAATACCGTTGCTTCAATTAAGCGCCACATGGGTGAAGCGGGTTACAAGGTTAACATTGAAGGCAAAGACTACACGCCACAACAAATTTCAGCAATGATTTTACAATACATCAAAGGATTTGCTGAAGACTATCTTGGTGACAAGGTTGAAAAGGCCGTTGTAACTGTTCCTGCTTACTTTAATGATGCCCAACGGCAAGCAACTAAGGATGCTGGTAAGATTGCCGGTTTAAACATCGAACGGATTATTAACGAACCAACGGCGGCAGCTTTAGCCTATGGTTTGGATAAGACCGACAAAGACGAAAAAATCTTAGTTTATGACCTTGGTGGTGGGACGTTTGATGTCTCCATCTTGGAATTAGGCGATGGCGTCTTCGAAGTGTTATCAACAAACGGTGATACTCACCTTGGTGGTGACGACTTTGACCAAAAGATCATCGACTGGTTAGTGGCTAGTTTCAAGGCTGACAATGGCGTTGACTTATCACAAGACAAGATGGCCTTACAACGGTTAAAGGATGCTGCTGAAAAAGCGAAGAAGGATCTCTCTGGTGTTTCTGAAGCGCAAATCAGTTTACCATTCATTTCAGCTGGTGCTAGTGGTCCTTTGCATTTGGAAACCACGTTAACGCGGGCTAAGTTCAATGAATTGACGGCGGACTTGGTTGAAAAGACCCGGATCCCAGTTGAAAATGCTTTGAAAGATGCCAACCTTTCTGCTAGCGACTTAGACGTTGTTATCTTAAACGGTGGGTCTACCCGGATTCCAGCTGTTCAAGAAGCCGTTGAAAAGTGGACTGGCAAAGAATCTAACCATTCAATCAACCCTGATGAAGCGGTTGCCTTAGGGGCAGCTGTTCAAGGTGGTGTGATTACTGGTGATGTTAAGGACGTTGTGTTGCTTGATGTTACGCCACTTTCACTTGGAATTGAAACTATGGGTGGGGTCTTCACGAAATTGATTGACCGTAATACCACCATTCCAACTAGCAAGTCACAAGTCTTCAGTACGGCTGCTGATAATCAACCAGCTGTTGACATTCATGTCTTGCAAGGTGAACGGCCAATGGCTGCGGACAACAAGACGTTAGGTCGTTTCCAATTAACCGACATTCCAGCAGCACCTCGTGGCGTTCCTCAAATCGAAGTTAAATTCGATATCGATAAGAACGGGATCGTTAACGTTTCTGCTAAGGATATGGGAACTAATAAAGAACAAAAGATTACCATTAAGAGTTCATCGGGTCTCTCAGACGACGAAATTGATCAAATGGTCAAGGAAGCCAAAGAAAATGAAGAAGCCGATAAGCAACGTAAAGAAGAAGTTGACTTGAAGAACGAAGTCGATCAATTGATCTTTACGACCGACAAGACCTTGAAGGATCTTGAAGGTAAGGTTTCCGAAGATGAAGTTAAGAAGGCTCAAGATGCCCGTGATGCTTTGAAGAAGGCTCAAGATGATAACAATATTGATGAGATGAAAGCCAAGAAGGATGATTTGAATAAGATCGTTCAAGACTTATCAGTCAAGTTGTATCAACAAGCCCAAGAAGCTCAGGGTGCTCAAGCTGGTGCCGACGGTAATGCTGCTGGCAACGCTGATTCGGCCAAGAGCGGTGATGACAACACGGTTGACGGTGACTTTGAAGACTTGGATAAAGACAAGGATAAGAAGTAA
- the grpE gene encoding nucleotide exchange factor GrpE, whose translation MAKKSTHTASTDSQTSTADSKATSTASEATQAATSAADQSEETTQVDPQAQQIVDLKAQLDEKDDQLLRAQAEIVNMQNRNKKEQAALLKYDGQALAKDVLPVLDNLERALATQADDEAAQQLKKGVEMVYGHLQDALKKHGVTEVAAAGEKFDPNIHQAVQTVPVDDDHPADTVVQVLQRGYLLKDRTLRPAMVVVAQ comes from the coding sequence TTGGCAAAAAAATCAACGCATACGGCGTCAACCGATTCACAGACGTCGACAGCTGATTCAAAGGCAACTTCTACTGCCAGTGAAGCAACTCAGGCAGCAACTAGCGCAGCGGACCAATCCGAAGAAACAACACAGGTGGATCCGCAAGCGCAACAAATTGTTGACCTTAAGGCGCAGTTAGATGAAAAGGACGATCAGTTGTTGCGAGCACAAGCTGAGATCGTCAATATGCAAAACCGCAACAAGAAAGAGCAAGCGGCGTTGCTGAAATATGACGGTCAAGCGTTGGCTAAGGATGTTTTACCCGTATTAGATAACTTAGAGCGGGCCTTAGCAACGCAAGCGGATGATGAAGCGGCTCAGCAATTGAAGAAGGGTGTTGAAATGGTCTATGGCCATTTGCAAGACGCTTTGAAGAAGCATGGGGTCACTGAAGTCGCCGCTGCGGGTGAAAAGTTTGATCCAAATATTCACCAAGCTGTTCAGACCGTGCCAGTTGATGATGATCATCCGGCCGATACGGTGGTGCAAGTCTTACAACGGGGTTACCTATTGAAAGACCGGACACTCCGTCCAGCCATGGTCGTTGTGGCACAGTAA
- the hrcA gene encoding heat-inducible transcriptional repressor HrcA, with the protein MITLTERQSLILKAIVRDYTEGGNPVGSKSLVQELPIKVSSATIRNEMARLEDLGLIVKTHLSSGRIPSIKGYRYYVDHILKPEKVDGKDLKVIQHSLGGEFHKIDEIVAQSADILSQLTSYTTFTLRPELKDSRLSGFRLVPLGNHQVMAILVTNNGDVENQTFTIPNDITGDELEPVVRFIDDQLVGLPLQDVLRQLTHEIPLKLAQYLQDPDGFLDIFGSVLSKAASERFYVGGKLNLFNYTEQQSPKELQSLYSLLDQTDRLANVIGPPGQQIQVRIGNEITNDLLKNYSLITATYDVDQHGQGVIALLGPTAMPYSRMIGLMGAFQRELARKLLDYYRYFDE; encoded by the coding sequence ATGATCACGTTAACTGAACGACAAAGCCTAATTTTAAAGGCCATTGTCCGTGACTATACCGAGGGCGGTAACCCAGTTGGGTCCAAATCGCTAGTTCAAGAGCTGCCAATCAAGGTCAGTTCGGCGACCATTCGTAATGAAATGGCCCGGCTAGAGGATTTGGGATTGATCGTCAAAACGCATTTGTCATCAGGTCGAATTCCATCAATTAAAGGGTACCGGTACTATGTCGATCATATTCTGAAGCCCGAAAAGGTTGACGGCAAAGACTTAAAAGTAATTCAACATTCGTTAGGTGGCGAGTTCCATAAGATTGACGAAATTGTTGCCCAGTCGGCCGATATTTTGTCCCAATTGACAAGCTATACGACCTTCACGTTGCGTCCGGAGCTCAAAGACAGCCGTCTTAGTGGTTTCCGACTCGTACCGTTGGGCAATCATCAAGTCATGGCGATCCTAGTCACGAATAATGGTGACGTTGAAAATCAAACGTTCACCATTCCTAATGACATTACTGGTGATGAGCTGGAACCGGTCGTTCGGTTTATTGATGACCAGCTAGTTGGCTTGCCGTTACAAGACGTCCTCCGTCAATTGACTCATGAGATTCCACTAAAACTTGCACAGTATTTGCAAGATCCAGATGGTTTCTTGGATATTTTTGGCAGTGTGTTGTCCAAGGCAGCTTCTGAGCGCTTCTATGTTGGCGGCAAGTTAAATTTGTTTAACTATACCGAACAACAGAGCCCGAAAGAGTTACAGTCATTGTACTCGTTACTTGATCAAACGGATCGATTAGCTAATGTGATTGGCCCACCTGGTCAACAAATTCAGGTTCGTATCGGTAATGAGATTACCAACGATTTGTTGAAGAACTACAGTTTGATTACCGCTACTTACGATGTCGATCAACACGGGCAGGGTGTGATTGCCTTACTTGGACCGACCGCCATGCCGTATTCACGGATGATTGGGCTGATGGGTGCGTTCCAACGTGAACTCGCCCGCAAATTACTAGATTATTACCGGTACTTTGACGAGTGA
- the budA gene encoding acetolactate decarboxylase, whose translation MDTTTIFQHGTLGLLVPGLFDGTITARELLTHGDTGIGTLDGLNGEVIIVDGHAYQAREDGQIREIKPDETLPFASVHFEKPDISANLATIKQADFEQQVIQDYRLTNVFAAIRVDGTFAHIKTRVAPRQEPPYKTLVAATATQPEFTGEDVDGTIIGYYAPHLFQGATVGGFHLHFLSKDHQLGGHLLGFEVEQATLKVQHFADFHVHLPIDNEAYLQEQFDNEVIDHAINKAER comes from the coding sequence ATGGATACAACAACAATTTTTCAACACGGCACGTTAGGATTACTCGTGCCCGGTCTATTTGATGGAACCATCACGGCCCGGGAACTTTTAACACATGGTGATACTGGAATTGGGACGCTAGATGGTCTTAACGGTGAAGTGATCATTGTTGATGGTCACGCTTATCAGGCACGTGAAGACGGCCAGATTCGTGAAATCAAGCCTGACGAAACGTTACCGTTTGCATCGGTACACTTTGAAAAACCTGACATCAGCGCTAACTTGGCAACAATCAAGCAGGCCGATTTTGAACAGCAGGTTATTCAAGATTATCGCTTAACGAATGTGTTTGCGGCCATTCGGGTCGATGGCACGTTTGCACATATTAAGACGCGAGTCGCCCCACGGCAAGAACCGCCTTATAAGACGTTGGTTGCAGCAACAGCGACGCAACCCGAGTTTACTGGGGAAGATGTCGATGGAACGATTATTGGTTACTATGCGCCACACTTGTTCCAAGGGGCTACGGTCGGTGGCTTTCACTTACATTTTCTAAGCAAGGATCATCAGTTGGGTGGTCATTTGCTTGGATTCGAAGTGGAACAAGCTACGTTGAAGGTTCAACATTTTGCTGATTTTCACGTGCACTTACCGATCGACAATGAGGCTTATCTTCAGGAACAGTTTGATAATGAAGTTATCGATCATGCTATTAATAAAGCGGAACGGTAA
- the ribF gene encoding riboflavin biosynthesis protein RibF yields MQVINLKYPVATGQIPEGPIVLALGFFDGVHRGHQQVVATARQAAQAQHAKLAVMTFDQHPSVVFKHTDPQQVRYLTTIAQKTALMAELGVEILYVLHFDAAVGAMPPQTFVDQLIVGLHAQTVVAGFDYTYGPAEIANMQRLNEYGRNRFEIIEVPKAELDAEKISSTRIRHALDAGEIDTANRLLGYQYETSGEVVHGEARGRTLGFPTANVAHGSNTRVPGIGIYATMVQIGSQWVMGMASVGRNVTFGDHRPITVEIYLLDFHGDLYGQQLTVRWSHRMRGEIKFAGADELVAQLKRDEQATRDYYAMHPFQVAPRIQVAKQSDSLEA; encoded by the coding sequence ATGCAGGTGATTAATTTAAAGTATCCCGTGGCGACGGGCCAAATCCCAGAAGGGCCGATCGTATTGGCCTTAGGCTTTTTTGACGGCGTTCACCGCGGGCATCAACAAGTTGTTGCAACGGCACGTCAGGCGGCCCAAGCACAACACGCAAAACTGGCAGTGATGACGTTTGATCAGCACCCGTCAGTTGTCTTCAAACATACGGACCCCCAGCAGGTGCGCTATTTAACGACGATTGCTCAAAAAACAGCATTGATGGCGGAACTTGGTGTTGAAATCTTGTACGTCCTCCATTTTGATGCGGCGGTGGGTGCCATGCCACCGCAAACCTTTGTTGACCAGTTGATCGTTGGTTTGCACGCGCAAACAGTAGTGGCCGGTTTTGATTACACTTACGGACCGGCCGAAATTGCCAACATGCAACGGTTGAACGAATATGGTCGCAATCGATTTGAAATTATTGAAGTTCCCAAGGCCGAATTGGATGCTGAAAAGATCAGTTCGACGCGCATTCGCCATGCGTTGGACGCTGGGGAAATTGATACGGCCAACCGGTTACTTGGCTATCAATATGAAACTAGCGGTGAAGTGGTCCATGGTGAAGCACGGGGCCGTACGCTGGGCTTCCCGACTGCCAACGTTGCCCACGGCTCCAATACGCGGGTGCCCGGTATTGGTATTTATGCCACAATGGTGCAGATTGGCTCACAATGGGTCATGGGGATGGCATCAGTGGGGCGCAACGTCACGTTCGGCGATCATCGTCCAATTACGGTTGAAATTTATTTATTAGATTTCCACGGTGATCTTTACGGCCAACAGTTGACGGTTCGTTGGAGTCATCGAATGCGTGGTGAAATTAAATTTGCGGGTGCGGATGAGTTAGTCGCCCAATTAAAACGTGATGAACAGGCTACCCGAGATTACTATGCCATGCACCCATTTCAGGTGGCACCCCGAATACAAGTTGCTAAACAATCAGATAGTTTGGAGGCATAA
- the truB gene encoding tRNA pseudouridine(55) synthase TruB translates to MLNGILPLYKPRGMTSFDCVAKIRRLYQTRKVGHSGTLDPNVDGVLPICIGNATKVVQFLVASGKEYQGSITLGFATTTEDLDGEEIARQAISEPFTSEAIDEALEQMTGAITQIPPMFSAVKVNGRRLYDYARNGETVERPERHVTITSFKQRQAADYDPETKTQTIYFTVACSKGTYVRTLAVDVGKALGVPAVMSDLTRLKSGGFTLAETVTFEEITAHVEAGTAGDLLAPIDKALGQYPRVTLTDEQWQRVKNGAFITAAEGQQTDPDANTMVALVYQNSLKCLYSYRPDEQRYKPFKMFAVN, encoded by the coding sequence ATGTTAAACGGAATTCTACCATTATATAAACCCCGGGGAATGACGAGTTTTGATTGTGTTGCTAAAATTCGCCGGCTCTACCAGACTAGAAAAGTTGGGCATTCCGGGACTTTGGATCCGAACGTCGATGGTGTTTTACCAATCTGTATCGGTAACGCCACTAAGGTTGTTCAATTTTTAGTCGCTTCGGGCAAGGAATACCAAGGCAGCATCACACTAGGATTTGCAACGACCACTGAAGACTTAGATGGCGAGGAGATTGCGCGGCAAGCGATTAGTGAACCGTTTACTAGTGAAGCAATCGATGAAGCACTAGAACAGATGACCGGTGCAATTACGCAAATTCCACCGATGTTTTCAGCAGTGAAAGTGAACGGGCGGCGGTTGTACGACTACGCCAGAAACGGTGAAACGGTCGAACGACCTGAACGTCACGTGACGATTACCAGCTTTAAGCAACGGCAGGCTGCCGATTATGATCCGGAAACTAAGACGCAAACGATTTACTTTACCGTTGCTTGTAGCAAAGGAACCTATGTGCGAACGTTGGCGGTGGATGTTGGTAAGGCTCTCGGAGTACCCGCTGTCATGAGCGACCTAACTCGGCTAAAGAGCGGTGGCTTTACGCTGGCCGAAACGGTGACTTTTGAAGAAATTACAGCACACGTGGAGGCTGGCACGGCCGGTGATTTACTAGCGCCAATCGATAAAGCATTGGGGCAATACCCGCGGGTCACATTGACTGATGAACAGTGGCAACGCGTCAAAAACGGAGCCTTCATTACGGCTGCGGAAGGCCAACAAACTGATCCAGATGCGAACACGATGGTTGCGTTAGTTTACCAAAACAGCCTAAAATGTCTATATAGTTACCGACCGGATGAACAACGGTACAAACCGTTTAAAATGTTTGCGGTCAATTAA
- a CDS encoding shikimate kinase — MQAILIGFMGSGKTTVGRILARTLATEHADLDDLIVQRAGQPITAIFAEHGEGYFRQLEHQTLLQALGTPGILSTGGGTPTITMNAVSLKQSAVPVIWLTASDQTIIDRVQNDAGRPLVNELDRSALLALKKRRQSLYAAAADLTIATDRLTPQQIAQQIQNWLGRQQTALQA, encoded by the coding sequence ATGCAAGCAATTTTAATTGGATTTATGGGTAGCGGTAAAACAACGGTCGGTCGGATTTTGGCGCGGACGTTGGCGACTGAACATGCTGATTTGGATGATTTGATCGTTCAACGGGCCGGACAACCAATTACGGCGATTTTTGCGGAGCACGGGGAGGGGTATTTTCGCCAGTTGGAACATCAAACCTTGCTCCAAGCGCTTGGAACGCCGGGGATTTTATCAACTGGTGGTGGGACACCAACGATTACTATGAATGCCGTAAGTTTAAAGCAAAGTGCAGTGCCAGTTATATGGTTAACGGCCAGTGACCAAACAATCATTGACCGGGTCCAAAATGACGCTGGCCGGCCATTGGTCAATGAATTGGATCGTAGTGCGCTCTTAGCATTGAAAAAGCGTCGTCAAAGTTTATATGCGGCTGCGGCTGATTTGACAATTGCGACTGATCGATTGACACCCCAACAAATTGCTCAGCAAATACAAAATTGGTTAGGTCGCCAGCAAACGGCACTTCAAGCTTGA
- a CDS encoding prephenate dehydrogenase, which yields MTTVLIKGLGLIGSSLALAIKQAHPTVRIIGMDRDAASLSYACQQGMIDDSEIDLAATASQADIIILAGPVNVIVADLQQLATVALKPGVLVTDVGSTKQVVMRAARALQERGVTFVGGHPMAGSHKSGVTAGRANLFENAFYFLVPGLAAESAVEQLQQLLRAARVKWLTVTAVQHDRIVGQLSHLPHVIAAALVNQTQQALADSPLGLRLAAGGFKSITRIASSDPTMWAAILMTNPELITNQLQDYINQLTHIKMAITARDQQTLHEFFAAAKVTRDHLGPEQLGGLPNFFDLFLNVPDQVGAIADVTQRLARAQLSLINIHILEIREDIDGVLQLTFSDANTQSQAATLLVAAGYQIVRRN from the coding sequence ATGACGACCGTATTGATCAAAGGATTGGGATTGATTGGCAGTTCATTGGCGCTGGCCATTAAGCAAGCACACCCAACAGTTCGCATCATTGGAATGGATCGCGACGCTGCCAGCCTGAGTTACGCGTGCCAACAAGGTATGATCGATGACAGTGAAATCGACTTAGCAGCGACAGCGAGCCAGGCCGACATCATTATCTTAGCCGGTCCCGTCAATGTAATTGTGGCTGACTTGCAACAATTGGCAACCGTGGCGTTAAAGCCAGGTGTGCTCGTGACGGATGTTGGCAGTACGAAGCAAGTAGTTATGCGAGCTGCACGGGCACTACAAGAACGGGGTGTCACTTTTGTTGGCGGTCATCCCATGGCTGGTTCACATAAGTCAGGAGTGACGGCCGGCCGTGCTAACCTCTTTGAAAATGCTTTTTACTTTTTGGTGCCGGGACTTGCTGCCGAGTCGGCTGTTGAACAATTACAACAACTATTGCGTGCAGCTCGCGTAAAATGGTTAACGGTTACAGCGGTGCAACACGATCGCATTGTGGGCCAGTTAAGTCATTTGCCGCATGTGATTGCTGCTGCCTTAGTTAATCAAACGCAACAGGCCTTAGCGGATTCGCCACTCGGACTACGGCTAGCGGCTGGGGGTTTTAAAAGCATTACCCGGATTGCCAGCTCTGACCCGACGATGTGGGCGGCGATTTTGATGACTAATCCTGAATTAATAACCAATCAATTGCAGGATTATATTAACCAATTAACACATATAAAAATGGCAATTACGGCGCGTGACCAACAAACATTACATGAATTTTTTGCGGCTGCTAAAGTAACTCGTGACCACTTAGGGCCCGAACAGCTTGGCGGGTTGCCTAACTTCTTCGATTTATTTTTAAACGTTCCAGATCAGGTCGGGGCAATTGCAGATGTGACGCAACGGTTGGCCCGAGCTCAGCTTAGTTTGATCAACATTCATATTTTAGAAATTCGTGAAGATATTGACGGGGTGTTGCAATTGACATTTAGTGATGCCAACACCCAAAGCCAGGCTGCAACGTTACTTGTGGCAGCGGGCTATCAGATTGTGAGGAGGAATTAA
- the aroA gene encoding 3-phosphoshikimate 1-carboxyvinyltransferase has protein sequence MIKKLMTRPISGLQGTLTVPGDKSLSHRGLILGAISQGTTTLHHFLPAADCLSTLTALQQLGVPIMRDGTTVTIIGQGLRGLTQPKQELDMGNAGTATRLLAGLLAGQSFTTTLVGDASLSQRPMERVRQPLQAMGAKLQLTAGHLPMTIVGQILHGGRTEMQIASAQVKSALILAALQADQPSTIIEKLPTRDHTERLLQQFGGQIETAADQRTITVHPKPVLHGQSLTIPGDFSSAAFFITAATIIPNSHIRLVNVGLNPTRTGLLTILQRMGGQVTVDQQQQAGEPVGTIDVAYAQLQPVRLTAAEIPAVIDELPLVALLAATADGITTISGAAELRVKETDRIATIVTELQKLGVQITAQPDGFTIDGRKSWHQPTMPLASHGDHRIGMMMAIAALRLAAPSELQTAEAVNISYPTFFEDLARLSQEVPA, from the coding sequence ATGATAAAAAAATTAATGACGCGGCCCATCAGTGGCTTACAGGGAACGTTAACGGTACCAGGCGATAAGAGTTTATCGCATCGGGGCTTGATCTTGGGGGCCATTAGTCAGGGCACTACGACGCTGCACCACTTTTTACCGGCGGCTGATTGTTTATCGACGTTAACGGCGCTGCAACAATTAGGGGTCCCTATCATGCGGGATGGTACAACGGTGACGATCATTGGCCAGGGATTACGCGGGCTGACGCAGCCAAAGCAAGAATTAGATATGGGCAACGCGGGTACGGCGACACGTTTACTTGCTGGTCTGCTAGCTGGTCAATCGTTTACGACCACCTTGGTTGGAGATGCGTCACTTAGTCAGCGACCAATGGAACGGGTGCGCCAGCCCTTGCAAGCGATGGGCGCCAAGTTACAATTAACGGCCGGCCATTTACCAATGACGATCGTTGGACAAATATTACATGGAGGTCGTACAGAGATGCAAATCGCCAGCGCCCAAGTCAAGAGTGCGTTAATTTTAGCGGCCCTTCAAGCTGATCAACCGAGCACGATTATTGAAAAACTACCTACTCGTGATCATACTGAACGGCTATTACAACAATTTGGGGGTCAAATCGAAACCGCGGCTGATCAACGGACGATTACAGTGCACCCTAAGCCGGTCTTGCATGGGCAGTCATTAACGATTCCTGGGGATTTTTCCTCCGCCGCATTTTTCATCACAGCGGCAACAATCATCCCGAATTCTCATATCCGGCTAGTGAACGTAGGATTGAATCCAACGCGGACTGGGCTATTAACGATCTTACAACGAATGGGCGGCCAAGTAACGGTTGACCAACAGCAACAGGCAGGTGAGCCAGTTGGCACGATTGATGTCGCGTATGCGCAACTACAGCCAGTACGATTAACCGCGGCTGAGATTCCTGCCGTAATTGATGAGTTACCTCTGGTAGCCCTGTTAGCGGCAACCGCTGACGGAATCACGACAATCAGTGGGGCGGCTGAATTGCGGGTCAAAGAAACGGATCGGATTGCAACGATTGTGACCGAGTTACAAAAACTCGGGGTGCAGATCACGGCCCAACCGGATGGCTTTACTATTGATGGTCGTAAATCTTGGCATCAACCAACGATGCCGTTAGCAAGTCATGGGGATCACCGGATTGGCATGATGATGGCAATTGCGGCGTTACGGTTGGCAGCTCCGAGCGAATTACAGACCGCCGAAGCGGTGAATATTTCATACCCAACGTTTTTTGAAGATTTAGCCCGCCTAAGTCAGGAGGTACCAGCATGA